A window of the Ipomoea triloba cultivar NCNSP0323 chromosome 14, ASM357664v1 genome harbors these coding sequences:
- the LOC116005154 gene encoding pectinesterase-like — protein sequence MGSLEKNKKLGVLGIASILFLAFVVAATATATESGSESAGSGAESCPSGGSGTGAESCPSSGAESGSVSGPGSAGSCAAGDTNKETCVEKNPEGNAVNKMSTHEVMRAAFSLDSIADAIGKSEHLQQSVKSLCQSTDFKELCEKSLARANHSHDPRKLMNAAFSVAWENLAETVSHSELLKRADKDPRTHEALDICKEVLDHSIEDLKRSSHKVEESTTINAEHGNDLKVWLSAAITFEQTCLDAFENTTGDTGEKMKHLLKTAMELTSNGLAMVTKLTDFLKTLEIPGFSRRLLEDQEAAESPENIDSDDEVFPQFVDPPTRHLLRAHPHSIRADIVVAKDGSGKFKTINSALASIPPKNTRQIIIFIKAGVYKEYVLVPRKMNNIVFLGEHPTKVVITGNKNFIDGVGTYKTATVAVEGDGFVCRDLTIENRAGAAKHQAVALRVSADMAVIHNCHIDAYQDTLYTHSYRQFYRACTITGTIDFIFGDAAAVFQTCKMIVRKPMENQACMVTAQGRKDRRGVGGTVLQNCSILPDPALRATHPPVKVYLGRPWKEYSRTIIMSSFIDGFIAPEGWSPWEGNFALNTLWYAEYKNRGPGANTARRVNWKGIQKNISPQTARQFTPGVYLEGDAWIRRGHIPYFSGWI from the coding sequence atgGGGTCtttagaaaagaataaaaagttgGGTGTCCTTGGCATCGCTTCCATCCTCTTCCTGGCTTTCGTGGTGGCTGCCACCGCCACTGCCACCGAGTCCGGCAGCGAGTCCGCGGGTTCCGGTGCCGAGTCATGTCCCAGTGGCGGTTCCGGTACCGGTGCGGAGTCATGTCCCAGTAGCGGTGCGGAATCTGGGTCTGTGTCTGGGCCTGGGTCTGCTGGGTCGTGCGCCGCTGGTGATACAAATAAGGAGACCTGCGTAGAGAAGAACCCGGAGGGTAACGCCGTTAATAAGATGAGCACACACGAGGTTATGAGGGCGGCGTTCTCGCTGGACAGCATAGCGGACGCGATTGGGAAATCGGAGCATTTGCAGCAGTCCGTGAAATCTCTTTGCCAGTCGACCGATTTCAAGGAGCTGTGCGAGAAGAGCCTGGCTAGAGCTAATCACTCACATGACCCGCGGAAGCTTATGAACGCGGCGTTCTCGGTGGCGTGGGAGAATCTCGCCGAAACCGTTTCCCATTCTGAGCTTCTGAAGAGGGCGGACAAGGACCCCAGGACCCACGAAGCACTGGACATATGCAAGGAGGTGCTAGACCACTCCATTGAAGATCTCAAGAGATCTTCTCACAAGGTTGAGGAATCTACTACCATCAACGCCGAACACGGTAACGACCTCAAGGTTTGGCTCAGCGCCGCCATCACTTTCGAACAGACCTGCCTGGATGCCTTCGAGAACACCACCGGCGATACCGGCGAGAAAATGAAGCACCTCCTTAAAACCGCCATGGAGCTCACCAGCAACGGCCTGGCTATGGTCACTAAGCTCACCGACTTCCTTAAGACCTTGGAAATCCCTGGGTTCAGTCGTAGGTTGTTAGAAGATCAAGAAGCAGCTGAAAGTCCTGAAAACATAGACTCCGATGATGAAGTATTTCCTCAATTCGTAGACCCCCCCACCCGCCACCTCCTACGTGCGCACCCGCACTCCATTAGAGCCGACATTGTGGTTGCCAAGGACGGAAGTGGGAAATTTAAGACCATCAACAGCGCTCTGGCCTCCATCCCGCCCAAAAACACCCGCCAAATTATAATCTTCATCAAGGCCGGCGTGTACAAAGAATACGTGCTTGTTCCTAGGAAGATGAACAACATTGTTTTCCTGGGAGAGCACCCCACCAAAGTGGTGATCACCGGAAACAAGAATTTCATCGACGGGGTCGGCACTTATAAGACCGCCACGGTGGCAGTAGAAGGAGACGGGTTCGTTTGCCGGGACCTTACAATCGAGAACAGAGCCGGGGCAGCCAAGCACCAAGCCGTGGCCCTTCGGGTTTCAGCCGACATGGCCGTGATCCATAACTGCCACATCGACGCCTACCAAGACACCCTCTACACCCACTCCTACCGCCAGTTCTACCGCGCCTGCACCATCACCGGCACCATCGACTTCATCTTCGGGGATGCCGCGGCCGTCTTCCAGACCTGCAAGATGATCGTGAGGAAGCCAATGGAGAATCAGGCCTGCATGGTGACCGCCCAAGGTAGAAAGGACCGCCGAGGGGTCGGCGGGACTGTCCTCCAAAACTGCTCCATCCTCCCTGATCCCGCCCTCAGGGCCACCCACCCACCCGTCAAGGTCTACCTCGGGAGGCCATGGAAGGAGTACTCCAGGACAATCATCATGTCATCTTTCATTGACGGTTTCATCGCCCCAGAAGGTTGGTCTCCATGGGAGGGCAACTTTGCTCTGAATACCCTTTGGTACGCGGAGTATAAAAACCGCGGCCCAGGAGCTAATACCGCTAGAAGGGTGAACTGGAAGGGTATCCAGAAGAACATTTCTCCACAGACTGCTAGGCAGTTTACTCCTGGAGTGTACCTTGAGGGTGATGCGTGGATCAGGCGCGGCCATATCCCCTATTTCTCTGGATGGATATAA
- the LOC116005217 gene encoding pectinesterase-like, whose translation MGSTEKNKKLGIVGIASLLFLAFVVVATANESGTFAISCNGSECPTSGAESVSGSGSGSCAAGETDKETCVEKNPEGNAVGKMSAHEVMRAAFSLDSIADAIGKSEHLQQSVKQLCESTDYKELCEKSLARANHSHDPRKLMNAAFSVAWENLAETVSKSELLKRADKDPRTHEALEICKEVLDHSIEDLKRSSHKVEESTTVNAESGNDLKVWLSAAIAFEDTCLDAFQNTTGETGEKMKHLLKTAMELTSNGLAMVTKLTEFLKTLEIPGISRRLLEDTEGGEGVDSTDEEFPKFVDAPTRRLLLAHPNSIRADIVVAKDGSGKFKSISSALASIPPKNTRQIVIFIKAGVYNEYVIVPRKMNNIVFLGEHPTKTVITGSKNFIDGVGTYKTATVAVEGDGFVCRDLTIENRAGAAKHQAVALRVSADMVVVHNCHIDAYQDTLYTHSYRQFYRGCTITGTIDFIFGDAAAVFQKCKMIVRKPMENQACMVTAQGRKDRRSVGGTVLQNCEILPDPALKAVHPPVKVYLGRPWKEFSRTIIMFSFIDGFIAPEGWSPWEGNFALNTLWYAEYKNRGPGSNTARRVNWKGIQKNISPQVAKQFFPGAYLEGDAWIRRSHIPYASGMA comes from the coding sequence atggGGTCTacagaaaagaataaaaagttgGGTATTGTTGGCATCGCTTCCCTCCTCTTCCTGGCTTTCGTGGTGGTCGCCACCGCCAATGAGTCCGGCACCTTCGCCATTTCCTGTAACGGTAGCGAGTGTCCCACAAGCGGTGCGGAATCTGTGTCTGGGTCCGGGTCTGGGTCGTGCGCCGCAGGTGAGACCGATAAGGAGACCTGCGTAGAGAAGAACCCTGAGGGTAACGCCGTTGGTAAGATGAGTGCACACGAGGTTATGAGGGCGGCGTTCTCGCTGGACAGCATAGCGGACGCGATTGGGAAATCGGAGCATCTGCAGCAGTCGGTGAAGCAGCTTTGCGAGTCAACCGATTACAAGGAGCTGTGCGAGAAGAGCTTGGCCAGAGCTAATCACTCTCACGACCCGCGGAAGCTTATGAACGCGGCCTTCTCGGTGGCGTGGGAGAATCTCGCCGAAACCGTTTCCAAGTCCGAGCTTCTGAAGAGGGCGGACAAGGACCCTAGGACCCACGAGGCACTGGAAATATGCAAGGAGGTGCTAGACCACTCCATTGAAGATCTCAAGAGGTCTTCTCACAAGGTTGAGGAATCTACTACCGTCAACGCCGAATCAGGTAACGACCTCAAGGTTTGGCTCAGCGCCGCCATCGCTTTCGAAGATACCTGCCTGGATGCCTTCCAGAACACCACCGGCGAAACCGGCGAGAAAATGAAGCACCTCCTTAAAACCGCCATGGAGCTCACCAGCAACGGCCTGGCTATGGTCACTAAACTCACCGAATTCCTCAAGACCTTGGAAATCCCTGGGATCAGTCGTAGATTGTTGGAAGATACTGAAGGTGGTGAAGGAGTAGACTCCACTGATGAAGAATTCCCTAAATTCGTAGACGCCCCCACTCGCCGCCTCCTACTTGCTCACCCGAACTCCATTAGAGCCGACATTGTGGTTGCCAAGGACGGAAGTGGGAAATTTAAGAGCATCAGCAGCGCTCTGGCCTCCATCCCGCCCAAAAACACCCGCCAAATCGTCATCTTCATTAAGGCCGGCGTGTACAATGAATACGTGATTGTTCCTAGGAAGATGAACAACATTGTTTTCCTGGGAGAGCACCCCACCAAAACCGTGATCACCGGAAGCAAGAATTTCATCGACGGGGTCGGCACTTATAAGACCGCCACGGTGGCGGTTGAGGGAGACGGGTTCGTTTGCCGGGACCTCACAATCGAGAATAGGGCAGGCGCCGCGAAGCACCAAGCCGTGGCTCTTAGGGTTTCAGCTGACATGGTCGTGGTCCATAACTGCCACATCGACGCCTACCAAGACACCCTCTACACCCACTCCTACCGCCAGTTCTACCGCGGCTGCACCATCACCGGCACCATCGACTTCATCTTCGGGGACGCCGCGGCGGTCTTCCAGAAATGCAAGATGATCGTGAGGAAGCCAATGGAGAATCAGGCCTGCATGGTGACGGCTCAAGGTAGAAAGGACCGCCGAAGTGTCGGCGGCACTGTCCTCCAAAACTGCGAGATCCTCCCCGATCCCGCCCTCAAGGCCGTCCACCCGCCCGTCAAGGTCTACCTCGGCAGGCCATGGAAGGAGTTCTCCAGGACAATCATCATGTTCTCTTTCATTGACGGCTTCATCGCCCCAGAAGGTTGGTCTCCATGGGAGGGCAACTTTGCACTGAATACCCTTTGGTACGCAGAGTATAAGAACCGCGGCCCAGGATCTAATACCGCTAGAAGGGTGAACTGGAAGGGTATCCAGAAGAACATTTCTCCACAGGTTGCTAAGCAGTTTTTTCCTGGAGCGTACCTTGAGGGTGATGCATGGATCAGGCGCAGTCATATCCCCTATGCTTCTGGAATGGCCTAG
- the LOC116004787 gene encoding uncharacterized protein LOC116004787, translating into MSTLVSQRLSFRERGVVFEEAKRVITAHSRHFFALCHLFLFPLCFSIIIYPSLFTAFSQLDGFHPLQWLLSFTADPTHLRARPILFALLFDLFALCLAACALGTIIYSTFNGHHGRPVTLSSSVKSLLGSFLPILSTLIVSQIIVCLVGIGLGVLVALLLTGLRIVGVEVNYYDNYSCNWGLVIFYVVLLVPIIVWLQINWSLACVIVVAESKWGYEPLRRSGQLVKGTRGVAASILVLYGQVFLLMVLCTSLLGKIGANRGVLFWMGTIIVVYGSSSVTELILYSLAANVVLYIYCKALHEKGALLEIAEVEGKDASLAFGGGKVSQVVNHG; encoded by the coding sequence ATGTCTACACTAGTGTCACAGCGCCTCTCCTTCCGAGAACGCGGAGTGGTCTTTGAAGAAGCCAAACGGGTAATCACTGCCCACTCCCGCCATTTCTTTGCGCTTTGCCAtctctttctctttcccttATGCTTCTCCATCATCATCTACCCATCTCTCTTCACCGCCTTTTCCCAACTTGATGGTTTTCACCCCCTACAATGGCTACTCTCCTTCACTGCCGACCCCACTCATCTCCGAGCCCGACCTATCCTCTTCGCCCTCCTCTTCGACCTCTTTGCTCTCTGCCTGGCCGCTTGCGCCTTGGGCACTATCATCTATAGTACTTTCAATGGGCATCACGGTAGACCCGTGACGCTTTCTTCTTCCGTTAAATCTCTGTTGGGCTCCTTTTTGCCCATACTTTCCACCCTAATCGTCTCTCAAATAATTGTGTGTTTGGTGGGTATTGGTTTGGGGGTTTTGGTGGCGCTTCTGTTGACTGGGCTTCGAATTGTCGGTGTTGAAGTGAATTATTACGACAACTACTCCTGCAATTGGGGTTTGGTGATTTTCTATGTGGTTCTGCTTGTACCCATCATTGTATGGCTGCAGATTAACTGGTCCTTGGCGTGTGTGATTGTGGTGGCGGAATCAAAGTGGGGGTATGAGCCCTTGCGGAGAAGTGGGCAATTAGTGAAGGGGACGAGGGGGGTAGCGGCGTCGATTTTGGTGCTTTACGGCCAAGTGTTCTTGTTGATGGTGCTTTGTACTTCACTGTTGGGCAAGATTGGTGCAAACAGAGGGGTTTTATTCTGGATGGGAACAATTATTGTGGTGTACGGTTCAAGTTCAGTTACTGAGCTGATCCTTTACAGTTTAGCCGCAAATGTGGTGTTGTATATCTACTGCAAAGCCTTGCACGAGAAGGGAGCGTTACTTGAGATTGCAGAGGTAGAGGGCAAGGATGCGAGCTTGGCTTTTGGTGGTGGCAAGGTTTCTCAAGTTGTTAATCatggttga
- the LOC116005101 gene encoding pectinesterase-like encodes MGSAEKNKKVAVAGVASILLVACVVAATVSGRRPGGADSGSGEVSTATKSVKTICAPTDYKETCERSLAGAKDTSDPKELIKVAFMVTVENITDAISKSKLLKEADKDPRTSDALDTCKELLKNSVDDLKRCFEKVENFNMENVKEFANDLKVWLSGAITQQQTCIDAFENTTGDTGEKMKHLLKTANELTSNGLAMTTHFTELLQTLEIPGLFNRRLLAAETKEEEVFPPFIDAATRRLLTTDPASIKHEIVVAKDGSGKYNSIVEALKTVPYKNKETVVIFIKAGVYKEHVEVPRKMNNIVFLGEGPTKTRITGNRNYVDGIGTYHTATVAIQGDGFIARNIGFENSAGSEKHQAVALRVSADMTIFYNCHIDGYQDTLYAHSYRQYYRDCTITGTIDFIFGDAAAVFQNCKMVVRKPLENQACMVTAQGRKEHRGVGTLVLQDCEILPDPALKSVNPPVKVYLGRPWKEYSRTVIMQSYIDGFIAPEGWAPWNGDFALDTLWYAEYQNRGSGASTASRVKWNGYKKNISPDIAQQFTAGMYLDGDVWIKPSGIPYESGMMKV; translated from the coding sequence ATGGGGTCGgcagaaaagaataaaaaggtgGCTGTTGCCGGCGTCGCTTCCATTCTCTTGGTGGCGTGCGTGGTGGCTGCCACCGTCTCCGGCAGAAGGCCTGGCGGTGCCGATTCCGGGTCCGGCGAGGTTTCAACCGCAACAAAGTCGGTGAAAACCATTTGCGCCCCAACGGATTACAAGGAGACCTGCGAGAGGAGCCTTGCGGGCGCTAAGGACACTAGCGACCCCAAAGAGCTTATCAAGGTGGCGTTCATGGTGACGGTGGAGAACATCACCGACGCCATTTCCAAGTCGAAGCTTCTCAAGGAGGCGGACAAGGACCCCAGAACTTCCGACGCGCTCGACACGTGCAAGGAGCTGCTAAAAAACTCTGTTGACGATCTCAAGAGGTGTTTCGAGAAGGTCGAGAATTTTAACATGGAGAACGTCAAAGAATTCGCTAACGACCTCAAGGTCTGGCTGAGCGGCGCCATCACACAGCAGCAGACCTGCATAGATGCCTTCGAGAACACCACGGGCGACACGGGTGAGAAGATGAAACACCTCCTTAAAACCGCCAATGAGCTCACCAGCAACGGCCTCGCTATGACTACTCACTTCACAGAGCTCCTCCAGACCTTGGAAATCCCTGGATTATTCAATCGTAGGTTATTAGCAGCTGAAactaaagaagaagaagtattCCCGCCATTTATAGACGCTGCCACGCGCCGTCTCCTCACCACTGATCCGGCCTCCATTAAACACGAAATTGTGGTTGCCAAGGACGGAAGTGGAAAATATAATAGCATCGTTGAGGCTCTAAAAACTGTTCCTTATAAAAACAAGGAGACTGTTGTCATCTTCATCAAGGCCGGTGTGTACAAGGAACACGTGGAGGTTCCAAGGAAGATGAACAATATTGTTTTCTTAGGAGAGGGCCCAACCAAAACCAGGATTACTGGAAACCGGAATTACGTAGACGGGATCGGCACCTATCACACCGCCACCGTTGCTATCCAAGGAGACGGTTTCATTGCTCGGAATATCGGATTCGAGAACAGCGCAGGGTCAGAGAAGCACCAAGCCGTAGCCCTTAGGGTTTCAGCCGATATGACCATATTTTACAACTGTCATATCGATGGCTATCAAGACACCTTATACGCCCACTCTTACCGCCAGTACTACCGCGACTGCACCATCACCGGCACCATCGACTTCATCTTCGGGGACGCCGCGGCCGTCTTCCAGAACTGCAAGATGGTGGTGAGGAAGCCATTGGAGAACCAGGCCTGCATGGTGACCGCCCAAGGCAGAAAGGAGCACCGCGGGGTCGGCACCCTCGTCCTCCAAGACTGCGAGATCCTCCCAGACCCCGCCCTCAAATCTGTGAATCCGCCCGTCAAAGTGTACCTCGGGCGGCCCTGGAAGGAGTACTCCAGGACGGTCATCATGCAGTCTTACATCGACGGTTTCATCGCCCCCGAAGGTTGGGCTCCGTGGAATGGTGACTTTGCACTGGACACCCTCTGGTACGCGGAGTATCAAAACCGCGGGTCGGGAGCTTCAACGGCGTCTAGGGTTAAGTGGAATGGGTACAAGAAGAACATTAGCCCAGATATTGCTCAGCAGTTTACTGCTGGAATGTATCTGGACGGTGATGTCTGGATCAAGCCAAGTGGGATTCCCTACGAATCTGGAATGATGAAGGTCTAG